One stretch of Synechococcus sp. MU1617 DNA includes these proteins:
- the petC gene encoding cytochrome b6-f complex iron-sulfur subunit: MTQLSSSDVPGMGRRQFMNLLTFGSVTGVALGALYPVANYFIPPKAAGSGGGTSAKDELGNPITASGWLSSHPEGDRSLVQGLKGDPTYLIVEGEDAIGSYGINAICTHLGCVVPWNSGANKFMCPCHGSQYDATGKVVRGPAPLSLALANVSVENDNVFMSQWTETDFRTGDKPWWA; this comes from the coding sequence ATGACACAACTCTCCTCGAGCGATGTGCCCGGAATGGGTCGTCGGCAGTTCATGAATCTGCTGACGTTCGGCTCCGTCACTGGTGTGGCCCTTGGAGCCCTCTACCCGGTGGCGAATTACTTCATCCCCCCCAAGGCAGCCGGCAGCGGCGGTGGCACTAGTGCCAAGGATGAGCTGGGCAACCCGATCACAGCCAGCGGTTGGCTCTCCAGCCACCCCGAGGGCGATCGCAGCCTGGTGCAGGGCCTCAAGGGTGATCCCACCTATCTGATCGTTGAAGGCGAAGACGCCATTGGCAGCTACGGCATCAACGCCATCTGCACCCACCTCGGTTGCGTCGTTCCCTGGAACAGCGGTGCCAACAAGTTCATGTGCCCTTGCCATGGCAGTCAGTACGACGCCACCGGCAAGGTGGTCCGTGGACCTGCCCCTCTCTCCCTGGCCCTGGCCAACGTCAGCGTGGAGAACGACAACGTGTTCATGAGCCAGTGGACCGAGACCGACTTCAGAACTGGTGATAAGCCCTGGTGGGCCTGA
- a CDS encoding chlorophyll a/b-binding protein, which translates to MDQPETRSDAPEPVEAEELNAWKRGFTPQAEIWNGRLAMIGLSAGIAVVLLVRVFSGG; encoded by the coding sequence GTGGATCAACCGGAAACCAGATCAGATGCTCCGGAGCCCGTGGAGGCAGAAGAGCTGAACGCCTGGAAGCGTGGGTTTACTCCGCAAGCCGAAATCTGGAACGGCCGTCTGGCGATGATCGGCCTGTCCGCAGGGATCGCAGTAGTCCTTTTGGTGCGTGTGTTCAGCGGTGGCTGA
- a CDS encoding DUF3067 family protein gives MPVKLCNDRRLPAPAATASVLEIANAVPEPPLSVDEVIACLRQRWRATYDLQLVVRRRRLYLQVMWAYLEQQSFPMDLEAYRQHLGEVLDVVNRLGLAGEVRQWLGSTRDKPRLGKALSLPLEATGPEAETLIKEFLV, from the coding sequence GTGCCTGTCAAGCTTTGCAACGACAGGCGTCTTCCTGCTCCTGCCGCTACTGCTTCTGTGCTTGAAATCGCCAACGCCGTGCCCGAGCCGCCGCTCAGCGTCGACGAGGTGATTGCCTGTCTACGCCAGCGCTGGCGGGCGACTTACGACCTTCAGCTGGTGGTGCGACGCCGTCGTTTGTACCTCCAGGTGATGTGGGCCTATCTCGAGCAACAGTCGTTTCCGATGGACCTTGAGGCCTATCGGCAGCATCTCGGTGAGGTGCTGGATGTTGTGAATCGTCTTGGTTTGGCGGGTGAGGTGCGCCAATGGCTTGGTTCCACCCGTGACAAACCGCGTCTGGGCAAGGCGTTGAGTCTTCCGCTGGAGGCGACGGGGCCGGAGGCGGAAACGCTGATCAAGGAGTTTCTGGTCTGA
- a CDS encoding NFACT family protein, producing the protein MDLTTLRAVLWNLRPKLVPSRFEKAQQPDPATIQLGCRSLKGMVWLELSWQAEAPRLVEVNPPPRSGSGSTFAQQLQHSLRQLALVELHQSGFERVVEFRFAQRPGEPIQRVLVLELMGRHSNLLLLDEQRRIIALGRQVRDHQSRVRPLSTGDSYSQPPMLQGLAPDRTEGFERWKERLSLVPIPLRKAFQQTYQGISPALAGQLAGDHVNTPVDSLDASQWSHLFERWSLWLDQLESEQFALVVENDGRYRVWGSPRTEVHPQPSLALTLGSLHQQCQEQRALARVNHDLRQRLERWRSKEQAAQEDQRQRLKATDGHGALQRQADALLCIGNPSRDQVDEAQSLYRRAKKLRRSRPILEQRLKHHQRRLELINESETFIEDQLSATWQDCPARLSALNDLREELDELLQPKERRRNTRQQRQRDQPNPLELNTPGGLKVQVGRNHRQNDWISLRQARSGDLWFHAQECPGSHVVLKSSNGLAEESDLAMATDLAAYFSRARGNTRVAVVMVPTDQLQRIPGAGPGTVRHGQAEIRWGDPQGAEERLLAPSLNPHSG; encoded by the coding sequence ATGGATCTCACCACGCTTCGCGCGGTGCTCTGGAATCTGCGTCCAAAGCTGGTGCCAAGCCGTTTCGAAAAGGCACAACAACCGGACCCGGCAACGATTCAACTGGGATGCCGCAGCCTCAAGGGGATGGTGTGGCTGGAACTGAGTTGGCAAGCCGAAGCACCTCGACTGGTGGAGGTCAACCCTCCCCCGCGCAGCGGCAGCGGCAGCACCTTCGCGCAACAGTTGCAACACAGCCTCCGCCAGCTGGCTCTTGTGGAGCTTCACCAGAGCGGCTTTGAACGGGTGGTGGAATTCCGGTTTGCCCAACGCCCTGGGGAACCGATCCAGCGGGTGCTCGTGCTGGAGCTGATGGGACGGCACAGCAACCTCCTGCTCCTCGATGAGCAGCGCCGCATCATTGCTCTGGGGCGCCAGGTCCGGGACCATCAGTCCCGCGTGCGCCCTCTCTCCACCGGTGATTCCTACAGCCAACCCCCGATGCTTCAGGGGTTGGCACCGGATCGAACGGAGGGCTTTGAACGCTGGAAGGAGCGGCTCTCTCTCGTCCCGATCCCGCTGCGCAAGGCCTTTCAGCAGACCTATCAGGGGATCAGCCCAGCCCTCGCTGGACAGCTCGCCGGAGACCATGTGAACACCCCGGTGGACAGCCTGGATGCCAGCCAGTGGAGCCACCTCTTTGAGCGATGGTCTCTCTGGTTGGACCAACTCGAGAGCGAACAGTTCGCCCTCGTGGTGGAGAACGACGGTCGTTACCGGGTCTGGGGATCTCCTCGTACTGAAGTGCATCCACAACCCTCTCTGGCGCTCACGCTGGGATCCCTGCACCAGCAATGCCAAGAGCAACGGGCCCTGGCACGGGTCAACCATGACCTGCGTCAACGCCTGGAGCGTTGGCGCAGCAAAGAACAGGCCGCCCAGGAGGACCAACGTCAGCGCCTGAAGGCCACCGACGGGCACGGGGCCCTTCAACGCCAGGCGGATGCTCTCCTTTGCATTGGCAACCCAAGCCGCGACCAGGTCGATGAAGCCCAGTCGCTCTATCGCCGGGCCAAAAAACTACGGAGATCGCGCCCGATCCTCGAGCAGCGGCTGAAGCACCATCAGCGACGTCTTGAGCTGATCAACGAGAGCGAAACCTTCATCGAGGATCAACTGAGCGCAACCTGGCAGGACTGCCCAGCACGCCTCTCCGCCCTCAATGATCTGCGGGAGGAACTCGATGAGCTGCTGCAGCCAAAGGAACGCCGTCGCAACACAAGACAGCAGCGTCAACGGGACCAGCCCAATCCGCTGGAACTGAACACTCCGGGAGGTCTCAAGGTTCAGGTGGGGCGGAACCACCGCCAGAACGACTGGATCTCGCTGCGCCAGGCCCGCAGTGGTGACCTCTGGTTTCACGCCCAGGAATGCCCAGGGAGTCATGTGGTGTTGAAGAGCTCCAATGGGCTGGCCGAGGAATCCGACCTGGCAATGGCAACAGACCTGGCGGCCTATTTCAGTCGCGCTCGGGGCAACACGCGGGTGGCAGTGGTGATGGTGCCCACCGATCAGCTGCAGCGAATTCCCGGTGCCGGACCGGGCACCGTGCGCCATGGACAAGCTGAGATCCGCTGGGGGGATCCCCAGGGCGCGGAAGAGCGGCTGCTTGCCCCTAGCCTGAATCCACACTCGGGCTGA
- the wecB gene encoding non-hydrolyzing UDP-N-acetylglucosamine 2-epimerase, with amino-acid sequence MAEQPRVTIVLGTRPEAIKLAPVIRTFQACDALQTRVVLTGQHREMVCQVMDLFHLQADQDLNLMAPRQTLTHVTCAALQGLREDFQAYPPQLVLVQGDTTTAFAAGLAAFYEQITIGHVEAGLRTDDLLDPFPEEANRRLLSQIATLHFAPTAKAESNLKASGVVGEISVTGNTVIDALLLMAKSAPDVQFDGLDWDQQRVILATVHRRENWGERLHDIAAGMLKVLERYPDTALLLPMHRNPTVREPLQALLGSHPRVVLTEPLDYDRLVAAMKGCCLLLTDSGGLQEEAPALGKPVLVLRRTTERPEAVDAGTARLVGTDPDVILEETSRLLGDATAYQEMSRAVNPFGDGHASERILERCRRQLGI; translated from the coding sequence ATGGCTGAACAGCCCCGCGTCACGATCGTTCTGGGAACGCGTCCCGAGGCGATCAAGCTGGCTCCGGTCATCCGGACGTTCCAAGCCTGTGATGCATTGCAGACCCGTGTTGTCTTGACCGGTCAGCACCGTGAAATGGTGTGCCAGGTGATGGATCTGTTCCATCTCCAGGCGGATCAGGATCTCAATCTGATGGCACCTCGTCAGACCCTGACGCATGTCACCTGTGCTGCTCTGCAAGGGCTACGGGAAGACTTTCAGGCCTACCCCCCGCAGTTGGTCCTGGTGCAGGGCGACACCACCACGGCGTTTGCCGCTGGTTTGGCTGCGTTTTACGAGCAGATCACGATTGGTCATGTGGAGGCCGGTCTGCGCACCGACGATCTTTTGGATCCCTTCCCAGAAGAAGCCAACCGCCGGCTCCTCTCCCAGATCGCGACCCTTCATTTCGCGCCGACGGCTAAGGCGGAATCCAACCTGAAGGCCTCCGGTGTGGTCGGGGAGATCTCCGTGACCGGCAACACCGTGATCGATGCGTTGTTGTTGATGGCGAAATCGGCGCCGGATGTTCAGTTTGATGGCCTCGATTGGGACCAACAGAGGGTGATTCTCGCCACGGTCCATCGGCGTGAAAACTGGGGTGAGCGTCTGCATGACATCGCTGCAGGAATGCTGAAGGTGCTTGAGCGCTACCCCGACACGGCGCTTCTGCTGCCCATGCACCGCAACCCGACGGTGCGTGAACCGCTGCAGGCCCTGCTTGGAAGCCATCCCCGTGTCGTTCTGACCGAACCTTTGGACTACGACCGTCTCGTCGCAGCGATGAAAGGCTGCTGCCTTTTGCTCACCGATTCCGGTGGTCTTCAGGAGGAGGCCCCTGCGCTCGGGAAACCTGTGCTGGTTCTGCGGCGCACCACGGAGCGGCCCGAGGCCGTTGATGCAGGGACAGCCCGGCTGGTGGGCACGGATCCCGATGTGATTCTGGAAGAGACCTCGCGGCTGCTTGGGGATGCCACGGCCTATCAAGAGATGTCCCGCGCCGTTAACCCCTTTGGCGATGGTCATGCCAGTGAACGCATCCTTGAGCGTTGCCGCCGACAGCTCGGGATCTGA
- a CDS encoding DUF1643 domain-containing protein, which produces MSVAADSSGSEASLSSDGCYRWWLRRCLGTGEGCLLFLGLNPSRADGQRDDPTLRRLIGFARTWGYRELLVLNLFARMSPSPAALLRVKDPIGEQNDAILNLWFNHWSQTSGVDLWCGWGANGVRWDRAQLVLGDIQRLLPQRRRSVPDSPHPLMLGQTASGQPRHPLYAPRNACLRPFLWADPELIRHPVGTVMDVFLR; this is translated from the coding sequence TTGAGCGTTGCCGCCGACAGCTCGGGATCTGAAGCGTCCCTCAGCAGCGATGGCTGTTACCGCTGGTGGCTGCGGCGCTGCCTGGGTACGGGCGAAGGGTGCCTCCTCTTCCTGGGTCTGAATCCCTCAAGAGCCGATGGCCAGCGTGATGATCCGACCCTGCGCCGTTTGATCGGCTTCGCCAGGACATGGGGATATCGGGAGTTGCTGGTGCTGAATTTGTTTGCCCGGATGTCGCCGTCTCCGGCGGCGCTGCTGCGGGTGAAGGACCCCATCGGTGAGCAGAACGACGCGATATTGAACCTCTGGTTCAACCACTGGTCCCAAACATCTGGGGTCGATCTCTGGTGTGGATGGGGGGCGAATGGGGTGCGATGGGACCGGGCTCAACTGGTTCTTGGAGACATTCAGCGTTTGTTGCCACAACGCCGACGCTCGGTTCCCGACTCGCCGCATCCTCTGATGTTGGGTCAGACGGCCTCGGGGCAACCGCGTCATCCGCTGTACGCCCCGCGCAACGCCTGTCTTCGCCCTTTTCTCTGGGCAGACCCGGAACTGATCCGTCATCCTGTGGGGACCGTGATGGATGTCTTTCTGCGCTGA
- the tatC gene encoding twin-arginine translocase subunit TatC — translation MPLVDHLEELRQRVLRSLLAVVIAALTCLLGVKPLVRLLEAPASGIHFLQLAPGEFLFVSLKVAGYAGLTLALPYVLFQILAFVLPGLTIRERRLIAPAVAGSAVLFMVGLAFAWWALVPAALRFLVSYGADVVEPLWSIERYLDFVLLLMLATGLAFQLPVLQLLLGALGLVRWRPMLGAWRWVVLGSALAGAVLTPSTDPITMLLLAGAITALFLIGVGLVALTESFRPETP, via the coding sequence ATGCCTCTGGTGGATCACCTTGAGGAATTGCGCCAACGGGTTCTGCGCAGCTTGCTGGCCGTTGTCATTGCAGCGCTGACCTGTCTGCTGGGAGTCAAACCGCTGGTGCGCCTGCTGGAAGCGCCAGCCAGTGGCATTCATTTCCTTCAACTTGCGCCGGGCGAGTTTTTATTCGTCTCGCTGAAGGTTGCCGGCTACGCCGGACTCACCCTGGCCCTGCCCTATGTGCTGTTTCAGATCCTGGCCTTCGTGCTGCCGGGCCTGACGATCCGCGAACGACGCCTGATTGCCCCTGCCGTCGCCGGCTCCGCGGTCCTGTTCATGGTGGGCCTGGCCTTTGCCTGGTGGGCCCTAGTGCCAGCCGCCCTGCGTTTTCTGGTGAGCTACGGCGCCGATGTGGTGGAGCCGCTTTGGTCGATCGAGCGCTATCTGGATTTTGTTCTGCTGCTGATGCTGGCCACCGGGCTGGCGTTCCAGCTCCCCGTCCTGCAGCTGCTCCTCGGGGCTCTGGGGCTTGTGCGCTGGAGGCCGATGCTGGGAGCCTGGCGCTGGGTTGTGCTGGGTTCAGCCCTGGCTGGAGCCGTGCTGACGCCATCCACCGATCCGATCACGATGCTGCTGCTGGCTGGAGCCATCACGGCACTGTTTTTAATTGGCGTAGGCCTGGTGGCTCTGACCGAATCGTTCAGACCAGAAACTCCTTGA
- the psaJ gene encoding photosystem I reaction center subunit IX, with translation MNKFLTAAPVVAAIWFTATAGILIEWNRFFPDLLFHPM, from the coding sequence ATGAACAAGTTTCTGACCGCAGCTCCAGTAGTTGCAGCCATCTGGTTCACCGCCACCGCCGGCATTCTGATCGAGTGGAACCGCTTCTTCCCCGATCTTCTCTTCCACCCGATGTGA
- the gmk gene encoding guanylate kinase, whose translation MSTSGKLTLITGPSGVGKGTLVNQLLERHPQIWLSVSATTRSPRQGEQDGINYFFHSRAGFEALVEQGGFLEWAEFAGNCYGTPRGPAEQQMAAGRPVLLEIELEGSRQVRRSFPDGFQIFLAPPSFEELERRIRGRGTDSEDAIQRRLTRAREELEAQHEFDAVVINDDLESALNQVETLMGLG comes from the coding sequence ATGTCCACCAGTGGAAAGCTCACCTTGATCACCGGTCCCAGTGGAGTCGGCAAGGGAACCCTGGTGAACCAGCTGCTGGAGCGCCATCCCCAGATTTGGCTGTCGGTGTCTGCCACCACCCGTTCTCCGCGCCAGGGGGAGCAGGACGGCATCAACTACTTCTTCCACAGCCGTGCGGGGTTTGAGGCCTTGGTGGAGCAGGGAGGTTTTCTGGAGTGGGCGGAATTCGCAGGGAATTGCTACGGCACTCCCCGCGGTCCTGCTGAGCAACAAATGGCGGCGGGGCGCCCTGTGCTTTTGGAGATTGAGTTGGAAGGTTCCCGCCAAGTGCGTCGCAGTTTCCCGGATGGGTTTCAGATTTTTCTGGCTCCCCCAAGCTTTGAGGAATTGGAGCGCCGGATCCGGGGGCGCGGTACCGATTCCGAGGACGCCATTCAGCGCCGCTTGACTCGCGCTCGTGAGGAACTCGAGGCTCAACATGAATTCGATGCCGTCGTGATCAACGACGATCTCGAATCAGCGTTGAACCAGGTGGAGACGCTGATGGGGCTGGGATAA
- a CDS encoding Photosystem I reaction center subunit III, with protein MRRLFAVVLSALLVFGFAPVAKADVAGLTPCSESARFQQRAAAATTPQAKARFEMYSQASCGEDGLPHLIVDGRWSHAGDFVYPGIMFLYITGCIGWAGREYLKATRGKNAAQYEIFIDRSIAFKSLLAAATWPLAAFGEFTSGKLLEDDSKVTVSPR; from the coding sequence ATGCGTCGTCTCTTCGCCGTCGTGCTTTCAGCACTCCTGGTGTTCGGCTTCGCCCCCGTCGCCAAGGCGGATGTGGCTGGCCTCACACCCTGCTCTGAAAGCGCCCGTTTCCAGCAGCGTGCCGCTGCCGCTACAACGCCTCAGGCCAAAGCCCGCTTCGAGATGTACAGCCAGGCCTCTTGTGGTGAGGATGGCCTTCCCCACCTGATCGTGGACGGCCGCTGGAGTCATGCCGGTGATTTTGTCTATCCCGGGATCATGTTTCTGTACATCACCGGTTGCATCGGCTGGGCCGGTCGTGAGTACCTGAAAGCAACCCGCGGCAAGAATGCTGCCCAGTACGAAATTTTCATCGATCGCAGCATTGCCTTCAAGAGCCTTCTGGCTGCCGCCACCTGGCCCCTCGCTGCATTCGGTGAATTCACCAGCGGCAAGTTGCTCGAAGACGACAGCAAGGTGACTGTTTCACCGCGCTGA
- the tsaD gene encoding tRNA (adenosine(37)-N6)-threonylcarbamoyltransferase complex transferase subunit TsaD, producing the protein MHAVLALETSCDESAAAVLLRHADGRIDVLASRIASQVEEHARWGGVVPEIASRRHVEALPGLVEAVVNEAGVALGQLDAIAATITPGLAGALMVASVTGRTLAALHQRPFLGIHHLEGHLASVMLGDAPPQAPYLVLLVSGGHTELILVADDGAMTRLGRSHDDAAGEAFDKVARLLGLGYPGGPAIQAVAETGEATRFRLPKGRISLPGGGFHPYDFSFSGLKTAMLRTVETLRQTSDPLPLADLAASFEQVVADVLVERSLRCAEDHGVQQLVMVGGVAANRRLRQCMLEQGKKRGIAVSIAPLAFCTDNAAMIGAAALMRLGQNTASTSLESGVAARWPLDQANALYTSDPPF; encoded by the coding sequence ATGCATGCAGTGCTTGCCCTCGAAACAAGTTGTGACGAGTCTGCGGCTGCGGTCCTACTCCGTCACGCTGATGGACGAATCGACGTTCTGGCGTCGCGGATTGCGTCCCAGGTCGAGGAGCATGCCCGTTGGGGTGGTGTTGTGCCTGAAATCGCCTCGCGTCGTCACGTCGAGGCCCTGCCTGGGCTGGTGGAGGCCGTTGTCAATGAGGCGGGTGTCGCTTTAGGGCAGCTGGATGCCATAGCGGCAACGATCACTCCAGGCCTGGCTGGGGCTCTGATGGTGGCCTCGGTGACCGGCCGCACCCTTGCCGCGCTGCATCAGCGCCCCTTCCTCGGCATCCATCATCTGGAAGGCCATCTGGCCTCGGTGATGCTTGGAGATGCTCCACCGCAAGCGCCTTATTTGGTGCTGCTGGTGAGTGGGGGCCACACTGAGCTGATCCTGGTGGCTGACGACGGGGCGATGACGCGTCTAGGCCGAAGCCATGACGATGCCGCTGGAGAAGCTTTCGACAAGGTGGCGCGCCTGCTCGGTCTGGGATACCCCGGAGGCCCTGCCATCCAGGCTGTTGCCGAAACGGGTGAGGCAACGCGCTTCCGCCTGCCCAAGGGGCGGATTTCATTGCCGGGCGGTGGGTTTCACCCCTACGACTTTTCCTTCAGTGGTCTGAAGACAGCCATGCTCCGCACCGTGGAAACACTGCGGCAGACCAGCGATCCGCTGCCTCTTGCCGATCTGGCCGCCAGTTTCGAACAGGTAGTGGCTGATGTTCTGGTGGAACGCAGCCTCCGCTGTGCTGAAGACCATGGTGTTCAGCAACTGGTGATGGTCGGCGGTGTCGCTGCGAACCGTCGTTTGCGCCAATGCATGCTCGAACAGGGGAAAAAGCGGGGCATAGCAGTCTCCATCGCTCCTCTGGCCTTCTGCACCGACAACGCTGCAATGATCGGAGCTGCGGCCTTGATGCGTCTGGGCCAGAACACGGCTTCCACCTCTCTTGAATCGGGAGTTGCGGCCCGCTGGCCCTTGGATCAAGCCAATGCTCTTTACACATCAGACCCACCCTTTTAA
- a CDS encoding type IV pilus twitching motility protein PilT: protein MEVQNPARRSAADGSPSLEEIVRIAHEAGHSDVHLGVGEVPRYRARGDMQGTEWPLTQADVFQGWLQEILTPQQIDGFNRDKEFDGSHAFPFVRVRINLMDSLRGPAMVLRLIPQTILSMDQLHLPNVLQSLAARRKGLILVTGPTGSGKSTTLAAMIDWINRNEARHILTIEDPVEFVHESRKSLIRHREVGLHTLKFHNALRAALREDPDVILVGEIRDQETLSTALEAAQTGHLVFGTLHTNSAVKTVERVLGMYSPEEQESVRRSLSESLLGVIAQGLIKTKDGKRAAYHDILINTDACKDYIQRGALDEVEEIMERSGFDGMVTTNQSLLALVEADRIDATEAVAVSLKPNELAQALRGRS from the coding sequence CTGGAGGTTCAAAACCCGGCGCGCAGATCAGCTGCAGATGGCTCTCCAAGCCTCGAGGAGATCGTTCGCATCGCCCATGAGGCCGGCCATTCCGACGTCCACCTGGGTGTTGGAGAAGTACCGCGCTACCGCGCACGGGGAGACATGCAAGGCACGGAATGGCCCTTGACCCAGGCCGATGTCTTTCAGGGATGGCTCCAGGAAATCCTGACGCCACAGCAGATCGATGGCTTCAACCGCGACAAGGAATTCGACGGCTCCCATGCCTTCCCCTTCGTGCGCGTGCGCATCAACCTGATGGATTCACTGCGCGGCCCGGCCATGGTGCTGCGCCTGATTCCGCAGACGATCCTCAGCATGGATCAGCTGCATCTCCCCAACGTGCTGCAGAGCCTCGCGGCCCGTCGGAAGGGACTGATCCTGGTGACCGGACCGACAGGGTCCGGCAAAAGCACAACCCTCGCGGCCATGATCGACTGGATCAACCGCAACGAGGCACGGCACATCCTCACGATCGAGGATCCCGTCGAGTTCGTGCACGAGAGCCGCAAGTCCCTCATCCGGCACCGGGAAGTGGGATTGCACACCCTCAAATTCCACAACGCCCTGAGGGCCGCCCTGCGGGAAGACCCTGATGTGATTTTGGTGGGCGAAATCCGGGATCAGGAAACCCTCTCCACGGCCCTCGAAGCCGCCCAGACCGGCCACCTGGTGTTCGGGACGCTCCACACCAATTCAGCGGTGAAAACCGTGGAACGGGTCCTTGGCATGTATTCACCTGAGGAACAGGAGAGTGTGCGCCGTTCGTTGTCCGAGTCGCTGCTGGGGGTGATCGCCCAGGGATTGATCAAGACGAAAGACGGAAAACGGGCGGCGTATCACGACATTCTGATCAACACCGATGCCTGCAAGGACTACATCCAGCGGGGGGCGCTCGATGAGGTGGAGGAAATCATGGAACGCAGCGGATTTGATGGGATGGTGACAACCAATCAATCGCTGCTGGCCCTGGTGGAGGCAGATCGCATTGACGCCACAGAGGCTGTAGCTGTCAGCCTCAAACCCAACGAACTGGCTCAAGCCCTACGGGGCCGAAGCTAA